The following proteins are co-located in the Palaemon carinicauda isolate YSFRI2023 chromosome 3, ASM3689809v2, whole genome shotgun sequence genome:
- the LOC137638425 gene encoding uncharacterized protein encodes MRTVALETGSVLPTISRTRKSMDQSGTWSKHTSPKKTDLRENSVLKEDPFLLMMDSMVTETDLVSDLNTPDIKFEDFNFKRGNSGNMDVESSPAIMQSTVGVICCQNDDTVTVKAHKTDAAYALFDMSPVSRDHLQAQSPISQDDLSADQHEQRINIEDYQESFSTANVISDEVTYNDQIFTATIAELDYYMQESSSPIKHCTLPDQQKMPALHNSPPQLSISDSDLDFSIPENLLEEMETLFPEEQAIETNAIQSGNVCTTELDMYLGQQGFHNDLLSESLQQSGIFDDELESFGCEDEWSVKTPLRHCEWSTDPQIHSLVPKTDAVHMSTTPINQAGPSNTVNLMQAAESHTILLTQDSLPVTLQPPSSALHESNFSTPSIMNTSSIGAVPRTPRKKRQPQEETTPILHAVKRQRRSSRKPLRFREHYTDGEITDSASNEGFTDSDNRLGIEAVDEEIKNLNLASTNGSATRTRGAVEGLTEVEKYHRIRILNNEASKRCRLKRKSTVKEMEAQLADLEKRNLQLRKKHEALKLYKDKFQAYVSNFFKNQLTKKQ; translated from the exons ATGAGGACCGTGGCCCTGGAGACAGGGAGCGTCCTTCCTACAATCTCCAGGACCCGAAAAAGTATGGACCAAAGTGGAACTTGGAGCAAACACACTTCTCCGAAAAAG ACCGATCTTCGAGAAAACAGTGTTTTGAAAGAGGATCCATTTCTTTTGATGATGGACTCCATGGTCACTGAAACAGATCTCGTGTCAGATCTTAATACGCCAGATATAA agtTTGAGGACTTCAACTTTAAACGTGGTAACAGTGGCAACATGGATGTTGAGAGCTCTCCGGCTATAATGCAATCAACAGTTGGTGTTATCTGTTGCCAGAATGATGATACTGTAACTGTCAAGGCCCACAAAACTGATGCAGCATACGCATTATTCGACATGAGCCCAGTTTCGAGAGATCATCTTCAAGCACAGAGCCCCATTTCTCAAGATGATTTAAGTGCTGACCAACATGAACAAAGAATTAATATAGAAGATTACCAAGAGTCATTTAGCACAGCAAATGTCATCAGCGATGAGGTTACATATAATGACCAAATTTTCACAGCTACTATTGCAGAACTGGATTACTATATGCAGGAAAGCTCTTCTCCAATTAAGCATTGTACACTGCCAGATCAACAGAAGATGCCAGCTCTTCACAACAGTCCACCTCAACTCTCAATCAGTGATAGCGACCTAGATTTCAGTATTCCAGAAAATTTGCTTGAAGAAATGGAAACCCTTTTCCCCGAAGAGCAAGCCATTGAAACCAATGCCATTCAATCAGGCAATGTTTGCACAACAGAACTTGACATGTACTTAGGGCAACAAGGTTTCCATAATGATCTCCTTTCAGAATCACTGCAACAGTCTGGTATATTTGATGATGAACTGGAGTCCTTTGGTTGTGAG GATGAATGGAGTGTTAAGACACCCCTACGTCATTGTGAATGGAGTACTGATCCACAAATTCACTCATTGGTACCCAAAACTGATGCCGTCCACATGAGCACAACCCCTATAAACCAAGCTGGTCCGTCGAATACAGTCAACCTAATGCAGGCTGCCGAGTCACATACAATCCTTCTAACCCAAGATAGCCTTCCTGTGACTTTACAACCGCCTTCATCAGCCCTTCATGAAAGCAACTTTTCAACACCTTCAATAATGAATACATCTTCAATTGGTGCTGTACCCAGGACTCCAAGAAAGAAGCGGcagcctcaagaagagacaactcCAATATTACATGCAGTGAAACGACAAAGACGGTCGTCAAGGAAACCATTACGTTTCAGGGAACATTATACTGATGGAGAAATAACAGACTCAGCCTCAAATGAGGGATTTACAGACTCGGATAATAGACTTGGTATTGAAGCAGTCGACGAGGagattaaaaatttaaatttagcaAGCACCAACGGCAGTGCTACAAGAACGAGAGGAGCTGTGGAGGGCCTAACGGAAGTAGAGAAATATCACAGAATTAGAATATTGAATAATGAGGCATCTAAGCGATGCAGGTTAAAGAGAAAATCAACTGTGAAAGAGATGGAGGCACAACTGGCTGACCTTGAAAAGAGAAATTTACAACTGAGAAAGAAACATGAAGCATTAAAATTATACAAAGATAAGTTTCAAGCATATGTAAGTAACTTCTTCAAAAATCAGTTAACAAAGAAACAATGA